From a single Arachis hypogaea cultivar Tifrunner chromosome 3, arahy.Tifrunner.gnm2.J5K5, whole genome shotgun sequence genomic region:
- the LOC112790443 gene encoding pentatricopeptide repeat-containing protein At2g02980, chloroplastic, protein MVAPPVAPTWPAPSKTLIPDFPSENTKQLILQQCKTRADLTQVHALLIKTRLIHTTSLSLSLLESAALIVPDALDYALSIFRHHHHHLRLRRCDTSAYNIMIRALTYHHYPRDAILLFNHMSRNLVPPDHFTFCAAFKACSAVKAMIEAQQIHAHVLKRGFQSYGFIENTLIHVYAICAGVAVARRVFDEMPQRDRVAWNAMLAGYAKNGYWDEVVGLFLMMREQQSVVGFDDVTMITVLTACGRLVNLELGEWVRDYVEANGMMGNLSLMTSLIDMYAKCGHVDKARTLFDQLKCRDVVAWSAMISGYSQAKRCSDALALFSEMQKANVEPNEVTMVSVLYSCGVLGAMETGKWVHFYVNKKKMKLTVTLGTALIDFYAKCGSIESAIEVFEKMPEKNVFSWTAIIHGLANNGKGKRALEFFRLMKEANVEPNDVTFIGALSACSHVGLVGEGRALFQSMTRDFRIEPGMEHYGCMVDILGRAGLIEEAYEFIKSMPIKPNAIVWRTLLASCRAHKNVPIGEESFRKITQLEPAHSGDYILLSNTYALAGQSEDAKRIRSQMRELGIKKSPGCSLIELEGVVHEFFSEDDEHSYSKEIYNANEQMIERIKLYGYEPNISEARIDAEEEDKVVSVSHHSEKLAIAFGLIKTQPGATIRISKNLRVCGDCHNATKIISKVYNRKIVVRDRNRFHHFQDGSCSCNDFW, encoded by the exons ATGGTGGCGCCACCGGTAGCACCGACGTGGCCGGCACCGTCCAAAACCCTAATCCCTGACTTCCCATCGGAGAACACAAAACAACTCATTCTCCAACAATGCAAGACACGCGCCGACCTCACACAAGTCCACGCGCTCCTCATCAAGACGCGCCTCATCCACACcacttccctctccctctccctcctcGAATCCGCCGCACTCATCGTTCCCGATGCCCTCGACTATGCTCTCTCAATCTtccgccaccaccaccatcacctccGCCTCCGCCGCTGCGACACCTCCGCTTACAACATCATGATAAGGGCTCTCACTTATCACCACTACCCGAGAGATGCCATCCTCCTTTTCAATCACATGTCCCGAAACCTCGTACCTCCTGACCATTTCACCTTCTGCGCCGCCTTCAAAGCCTGCTCCgc GGTTAAGGCGATGATTGAAGCGCAGCAGATTCATGCTCATGTTCTCAAGCGGGGGTTTCAGTCCTATGGATTCATTGAGAACACGTTGATTCATGTGTATGCAATTTGTGCTGGGGTGGCGGTTGCTCGCcgggtgtttgatgaaatgcctcaaaGAGATCGTGTGGCTTGGAATGCAATGTTAGCAGGCTATGCCAAGAACGGATACTGGGACGAGGTAGTTGGATTGTTTTTGATGATGCGGGAACAACAAAGTGTTGTAGGTTTCGATGATGTTACCATGATTACTGTTTTGACTGCGTGCGGCAG GTTGGTGAATTTGGAGTTGGGAGAGTGGGTTAGGGACTATGTTGAGGCCAATGGAATGATGGGTAACCTTAGTTTGATGACTTCACTCATTGACATGTATGCGAAGTGTGGCCATGTTGACAAGGCAAGAACCTTGTTTGATCAATTGAAATGTAGAGATGTCGTTGCATGGAGTGCTATGATTTCAGGATATAGTCAAGCGAAACGATGCAGTGATGCGCTTGCTCTGTTCAGTGAGATGCAGAAGGCTAATGTGGAACCCAATGAGGTTACTATGGTTAGTGTGCTTTACTCTTGTGGGGTTCTTGGAGCTATGGAAACCGGTAAATGGGTTCATTTCTATGtgaacaagaagaagatgaagctcACTGTCACTCTTGGGACAGCACTCATTGATTTCTATGCGAAATGTGGGTCTATAGAGAGTGCGATCGAGGTATTTGAGAAGATGCCAGAGAAGAATGTGTTCTCATGGACCGCAATTATTCATGGTCTGGCTAATAACGGCAAGGGGAAGAGAGCTCTAGAGTTCTTTCGTTTGATGAAGGAAGCAAATGTTGAGCCAAACGATGTGACTTTCATTGGTGCACTCTCTGCTTGCAGCCATGTCGGTTTGGTTGGGGAAGGTCGAGCTCTTTTTCAAAGCATGACTAGAGATTTCAGAATAGAACCAGGGATGGAGCACTATGGCTGTATGGTTGATATTCTTGGTCGAGCTGGTTtaattgaagaagcttatgagTTTATCAAGAGCATGCCTATTAAACCAAATGCAATTGTTTGGAGAACACTGCTAGCTTCTTGCAGGGCACACAAAAATGTTCCaattggtgaagaatcctttagaAAGATAACTCAATTGGAGCCTGCTCATAGCGGGGATTACATACTGCTATCGAACACGTACGCCTTGGCAGGTCAAAGCGAGGATGCTAAGAGAATAAGGTCTCAAATGAGAGAATTGGGGATCAAGAAATCACCTGGTTGTAGCTTGATTGAGTTAGAAGGTGTGGTTCATGAGTTCTTTTCTGAAGATGATGAACATTCTTACTCAAAGGAGATATATAATGCAAATGAACAGATGATCGAAAGAATTAAGTTATATGGGTATGAACCAAATATTTCGGAGGCAAGGATAGATGCAGAGGAGGAGGATAAAGTAGTTTCTGTATCTCACCATAGTGAGAAGCTGGCTATTGCATTTGGTCTCATTAAAACTCAACCGGGGGCTACCATTAGAATTTCCAAGAACCTTAGAGTTTGTGGTGATTGCCACAATGCCACAAAGATAATATCCAAGGTTTATAATAGAAAAATTGTGGTTAGGGATCGGAACAGGTTCCATCATTTCCAAGATGGATCATGCTCTTGTAATGATTTTTGGTAA
- the LOC112790444 gene encoding serine/threonine-protein kinase STY13 translates to MESGGANNFYSVDDEFRLDTKWLIDPKHLYVGPRIGEGAHAKVYEGKYKDQAVAIKILHKGETPEDIAKREGRFAREVAMLSRVQHKNLVKFIGACKEPVMVIVTELLLGGTLRKYLLSMRPKCLDRHLAIGFALDIARAMECLHSHGIIHRDLKPDNLLLTEDQKIVKLADFGLAREESLTEMMTAETGTYRWMAPELYSTVTLRQGEKKHYNHKVDAYSFAIVLWELIHNKVPFEGMSNLQAAYAAAFKNVRPSAENLPEQLAEILTLCWQEDPNARPNFTQIIQMLLNYFYTIAPPEPMIPSRIFTSENTVLPPESPGTRSLMAKRDDTGDTPRATDETRLNSFLCCFSQCY, encoded by the exons ATGGAATCTGGTGGAGCTAATAACTTCTACTCAGTTGATGATGAGTTCAGATTGGATACCAAGTGGCTTATTGATCCTAAGCATCTCTATGTTGGGCCACGGATTGGTGAAGGGGCTCATGCCAAAGTCTATGAGGGaaa ATACAAAGACCAGGCTGTTGCTATCAAAATTCTACACAAAGGAGAGACTCCGGAAGATATCGCCAAGCGAGAAGGCCGGTTCGCGAGGGAGGTCGCGATGTTGTCTAGAGTGCAGCATAAGAACTTGGTGAAG TTTATTGGTGCATGCAAGGAGCCTGTGATGGTGATAGTCACTGAGCTCTTGTTGGGAGGAACATTGCGGAAGTATTTGCTTAGCATGCGACCGAAATGCTTGGACAGACATCTTGCCATTGGTTTTGCGCTTGATATTGCGCGTGCCATGGAGTGCCTGCATTCCCATGGGATCATCCACCGTGATCTTAAACCCG ATAACTTGCTTTTGACCGAAGACCAAAAAATAGTCAAGCTCGCAGATTTCGGCTTAGCAAGAGAAGAATCATTAACTGAGATGATGACTGCAGAAACAGGAACTTACCGTTGGATGGCTCCGGAG TTGTATAGCACTGTCACACTGAGGCAGGGTGAGAAGAAGCATTACAATCATAAAGTCGATGCGTATAGCTTCGCAATCGTGTTGTGGGAGCTCATACACAACAAAGTTCCTTTTGAAGGCATGTCAAACCTCCAGGCAGCATATGCTGCAGCCTTCAAG AATGTAAGACCAAGTGCAGAGAATCTTCCTGAGCAATTGGCCGAAATCCTAACTTTGTGCTGGCAAGAGGATCCAAACGCCCGACCAAACTTCACTCAGATAATCCAGATGCTCCTGAATTATTTTTACACCATTGCGCCGCCTGAACCCATGATTCCTTCAAGAATATTCACTTCCGAGAACACTGTCTTGCCACCAGAGTCACCCGGTACTAGGTCCTTGATGGCAAAACGCGATGACACTGGGGATACACCAAGAGCAACAGATGAAACCAGGCTTAATAGTTTTCTTTGCTGCTTCAGCCAGTGTTATTAA
- the LOC112790445 gene encoding plant intracellular Ras-group-related LRR protein 9, whose amino-acid sequence MDPNPTNFPILSYVMSRLPSLTPKTAADSNNNLDDLEQPPPLSDAAAASSVGPLGPQLLGQMPNLDDANLLASMGGAISDVAQARSVLNLIGDRPTHEEVDAARADLADLEARLSRQLEEIVLEPRPADVDIHTWRARQAERELKCREEAEKERRVVKSVIQLDEMHDAYERLLADAEKRLVRIYGGAGDAADDAGVAAAGDELNEEVAEILQEAYGKGMERVDLSGRRLRLLPEAFGRISGLVVLDASANQLSTIPDSIAGLQNLEELNLSSNLLTLLPDSIGLLQKLKFLNISGNKLSALPDPICQCRSLVELDVSFNSLTYLPTNIGYELPNLKKLMIQLNKIRSLPSSICELKSLRYLDAHFNELHGLPIAIGRLTNLEVLNLSSNFSDLKELPETFGDLTNLKELDLSNNQIHALPDTFGRLENLTKLNLDQNPIELPPMEIVNQGVEAVKTFMAKRWIDILLEEERKSNQEMQEQAQNGWLTRSTSWLKNVSGNVIGYLGTVGSPMAPKSPKDAYLDQQL is encoded by the exons ATGGATCCAAATCCAACTAACTTCCCAATCCTCTCTTACGTCATGTCTCGTCTCCCTTCTCTGACTCCCAAAACCGCCGCAGATTCCAATAATAACCTTGACGACCTCGAGCAGCCGCCTCCACTCTCCgatgctgctgctgcttcttctgtGGGCCCACTCGGCCCACAATTATTGGGCCAGATGCCCAACCTTGACGACGCTAACCTCCTCGCCTCCATGGGCGGTGCAATCTCCGACGTCGCTCAGGCCCGATCGGTTCTCAATCTAATTGGCGACCGCCCTACTCACGAGGAAGTCGACGCCGCCAGGGCCGACCTGGCTGACCTGGAGGCCAGGCTGTCACGCCAGCTGGAGGAGATCGTTCTGGAGCCCAGGCCCGCTGACGTGGATATCCACACTTGGCGGGCCCGGCAGGCCGAGAGGGAGCTCAAGTGCAGGGAGGAAGCGGAGAAGGAGAGGCGTGTCGTCAAGTCGGTCATACAGCTCGATGAGATGCACGATGCGTACGAGAGGCTTCTTGCTGACGCCGAGAAGCGACTCGTTAGGATCTACGGCGGCGCCGGAGATGCCGCCGATGACGCCGGTGTTGCTGCTGCTGGTGATGAGCTGAACGAAGAGGTTGCGGAAATACTGCAGGAAGCTTACGGGAAAGGGATGGAGAGGGTGGATCTTTCTGGCCGGCGGTTGCGGTTGTTGCCGGAGGCGTTTGGGAGGATTTCCGGCCTTGTGGTGCTTGATGCATCCGCCAATCAGCTTTCG ACAATTCCCGACTCGATAGCTGGATTACAAAATCTGGAGGAGCTTAATCTATCATCAAACCTTTTGACATTACTTCCAGATTCAATTGGGTTATTGCAAAAACTGAAATTTCTCAATATCTCTGGGAATAAGCTGAGTGCCCTTCCTGATCCCATCTGTCAGTGCAG GTCATTGGTGGAGCTGGATGTAAGCTTTAACAGTCTGACATATTTGCCAACGAACATTGGATATGAACTGCCAAACTTAAAGAAACTCATGATTCAACTGAACAAGATTCGATCTCTACCGTCATCTATCTGTGAGTTGAAGTCGCTGCGCTATCTGGATGCTCACTTTAATGAGCTACATGGACTTCCCATTGCAATTGGGAGACTCACCAATCTGGAAGTTCTCAACCTGAGCAGTAACTTCAGTGACCTCAAAGAACTACCCGAGACGTTTGGTGATTTGACTAACCTCAAAGAATTAGATCTCAGCAACAATCAAATTCATGCACTTCCTGATACATTTGGTCGCCTTGAAAATTTGACGAAGCTTAACTTGGATCAGAATCCTATTGAATTACCACCAATGGAGATTGTAAATCAAGGCGTCGAGGCTGTAAAAACCTTTATGGCGAAGAGATGGATTGATATATTGCTAGAGGAAGAAAGGAAAAGCAACCAAGAAATGCAAGAGCAAGCACAGAATGGATGGTTAACACGAAGCACGTCGTGGTTGAAGAATGTTTCCGGGAATGTAATTGGGTATCTTGGAACAGTTGGATCACCTATGGCACCCAAATCTCCCAAAGATGCTTATCTTGATCAGCAGCTATGA